A region from the Thauera humireducens genome encodes:
- a CDS encoding asparaginase, with product MSTRKPRIALLATGGTIAGVASSPIETKGYTAGQLGADDLLAAVPQLATLADVRGEALFAIDSKDMGPAHWLILLRRVQALADDPEIDGIVITHGTDTLEETAYFLHITLATAKPVVMTAAMRPATALSADGPLNLYQAVQLACRPAAGRAGVLAVLGDRILPAALVTKRHPSAVDAFSTPEALTVSATDAQLQALAPYRYSRISLPDSVQVLPPVELLTVGAGSSAALASAVVRALARASLLTGAAGLVLGLPGNASLPQSWEAAIEEELPASVPVVLASRCGGGVTADLAGRPNNWLQCVALDPLKARVRLIVGLGAGLRGVRLKRWFERG from the coding sequence TTGAGCACGCGCAAGCCTCGCATCGCCCTGCTCGCCACCGGCGGCACCATTGCCGGTGTCGCCAGCTCGCCAATCGAAACGAAGGGCTACACCGCCGGTCAGCTTGGCGCGGACGACCTGCTCGCGGCCGTGCCGCAGTTGGCGACGCTGGCCGACGTCCGCGGCGAGGCGCTGTTCGCCATCGACAGCAAGGACATGGGTCCGGCGCACTGGCTGATCCTGCTGCGACGCGTGCAGGCCCTGGCCGACGATCCCGAGATCGACGGCATCGTGATCACGCACGGCACCGATACGCTCGAAGAGACCGCCTACTTCCTGCACATCACGCTCGCCACCGCCAAGCCGGTGGTGATGACCGCCGCGATGCGCCCGGCCACCGCGCTGTCGGCCGACGGCCCGCTGAACCTGTACCAGGCGGTGCAGCTGGCCTGCCGCCCCGCCGCCGGCCGCGCCGGCGTGCTCGCCGTGCTGGGCGACCGCATCCTGCCGGCCGCCCTCGTCACCAAGCGCCACCCCAGCGCGGTCGATGCGTTCAGCACGCCGGAGGCGCTCACCGTCAGCGCGACGGACGCCCAACTGCAGGCCCTCGCGCCCTACCGCTACAGCCGCATCAGTCTGCCCGACAGCGTGCAGGTGCTGCCGCCCGTCGAACTGCTCACCGTCGGCGCCGGCAGTTCCGCCGCACTGGCGTCGGCCGTCGTGCGTGCGCTGGCCCGTGCCAGCCTGCTGACCGGCGCGGCCGGGCTCGTGCTCGGACTGCCGGGCAACGCCAGCCTGCCGCAGAGCTGGGAGGCTGCCATCGAAGAAGAACTACCCGCGTCGGTGCCGGTGGTGCTGGCCAGCCGTTGCGGCGGTGGCGTGACCGCAGACCTGGCGGGCCGTCCCAACAACTGGCTGCAATGCGTGGCACTGGACCCGCTGAAGGCCCGTGTGCGCCTCATCGTGGGTCTTGGCGCCGGCCTGCGCGGGGTGCGCCTGAAACGCTGGTTCGAGCGCGGCTGA